The Bartonella krasnovii sequence TAAGAGATGAAGATTTCAAACCCGCTTTTGAACAGGCACTTCAAGAAGCCGAAGAAGAATTAGAGGCGATTGCGATGGTGCAAGAAACACCAACGCTTGAAAATTTTTTACAACCTTTTGAGCTTTGTGGCAAAGCGCTTGATCGAGTCTGTTCAATATTTTTCTTGCGCGCTAGTGCTCATACGAATGCATTGATTCAACAGCTCGAACAAGAGTTTGTTGTAAAACTTTCCCGTTATTCTTCAAAAATGATGATGGATGCACGGATATTTGCAAAAATAGATGCACTTTATCAACAGTCGCAGCAGGGCATATTTGAGAGTGAAACAACACGTGTTCTTGAATTATGGTGGAAAAAATTCGTTTGTCATGGTGCAAAACTAGACGATAAAGCTCAGAAACGGCTTGCGGAAATTAATGAAAGACTTGCTTTTTTAAATACTACTTTTGGGCAGAATGTCTTAAACGATGAAGCTGAATGGATTCTATTTCTAAAACAAACAGACTTATCTGGTTTACCAGAAGATCTCATTGCTTCAATGAAGGAAATTGCCTGCGAAAGAGGCCATGAAGAAGCTTATGCTTTAACACTAGCACGCTCGATTGTTGAACCTTTTTTAAAATTCTCTGATCGTCGTGATTTGCGTGAGGTTGCATTCCAAGCTTGGGCTAAACGTGGCGAAAATAATAACAAGAATGATAATCGTTCCCTTATTTTAGAGATTGTTGCGCTTCGAGATGAGCAAGCTAAATTATTGGGATATAAATCTTTCGCAGATTTGAAACTCGATAATACCATGGCTAAAAGTGTTGATTCCGTTATGGATTTGCTGATGCCTGTATGGAAGCGCGCAAGAGCGAAGGCTTCTGCTGAGCAAATTGAATTACAAAATTTTGCCAACAATCTGGGCAGCAATGAATCTTTAGCGGCTTGGGATTGGCGTTATTATGCTGAAAAGCTCCGCACTGAAAAACTTTCTTTCGATAGCGCTGAAATTAAATATTATTTTCAACTTGATCGTATGATTAAAGCGGCTTTTGGGGTAGCAGAAAAACTCTTTGGCATTACATTTGAAGAAAAAAACACTGTTGCACTTTGGCATCCTGATGCACGTTTATGGGAAGTAAAGAAATCTGATGGAAGTTTACTTGGGCATTTCATTGGTGATTATTTTGCACGTTCTTCAAAACGGTCCGGTGCATGGATGAGCCAATTGCGCTCGCAGCATAAATTGGATGGTGGACAAAAACCAATTATCTACAATATTTGTAATTTTGCTAAACCCTCTAAAGGGGAGGTGGCACTTTTATCACTTGATGATGCACGGACACTTTTCCATGAATTTGGGCATGCATTACATGGTTTGCTTTCGGATGTTACATGGCCCTCTGTAGCGGGAACATCTGTTTCACGTGATTTTGTTGAACTGCCTTCTCAACTTTATGAACATTGGTTAACTGTACCAGAGATATTAAAATCTTATGCTATACATGTAAGAACAGGGCATCCAATGTCCCAAGAGTTGATTGATAAAGTTGTAGCGGCGCAGACATTTAATGCGGGATTTTCTGCGGTTGAATTTATCTCATCAGCTCTCGTGGATATAGCTTTCCACCAAGGAGAAACAGTTACGGATCCAACAATTTTTGAGCATAAAGAATTAGAAAAATTGCAAATGCCTGATACAATTATTATGCGTCATCGCCCCTCACATTTTATGCATGTGTTTGCAGGGGATGGTTATGCTGCTGGTTACTATTCTTATATGTGGTCGGAAGTACTTGATGCTGATGCTTTTCAAGCATTTGAAGAAACAGGTGATGCCTTTAATTCAGAGCTCGCTGATCTTTTAAAGCGTTTTATTTATTCTGCTGGAGGAAGCCGCGATCCAGAGGAACTGTATAAAGCTTTTCGGGGACGGATGCCTTTACCAGAGGCAATGATGAATAAACGTGGACTATAAGCTATAACGGCATGGTGTTAACCATGCCGTTTCTATCTTATTTGCTTTTCGTTTTATGGGGAAAATGAGATTTTGTATTTTAAACAGATATTATGGGGAAGAAAAATTATCAGCGCGATCTTTTTGATGCCCATTTGGCGGAAACCATGATTTTTTTATAAAACTTGATTTTCTTCTGCCTAAAAGGTGGGTATTTTGTTGTACGATATCATTGAGGCTCATCGGAGGTTGACGCATCATCTCACTTGGCTCTTGTTTCTCTGATTCTTGTATAAGCTTTTGAAGTGTTTGATCCGTTGAGGATGATCCGTCATGAGAAAAGGCATGAAAATTTAAAATGTTTTTCAATGGTTTTTCTAAATAAGATACAAGTTTTTCCTTTCCTTCAGAAGTGAAATGAATGCCATTATTGGTGCGTAATTTGGCTATTTTTCCATGAATATTATAGCCTGAAAAAGAAAAGTTTCCTTCTTCATCAATAAAACCGCTCCAGATATCGAGAAAATATCCTCCGGCTGTTTCTGTTTCTTGTTTGTAGAGCGCATTAAGAATTTTCATTTTTTGTGTCAAAGTGTCATTTCCAAAAGAAGGCTGACCTATCCATATCCATGATTTTCCAGAGGCATGAAGACTTTCAGTAATTTCGATAATTCTTTGTTTGTAGATGCGCATCCATTCTGACTGATCTGTGTTAATGATGCTATAAGAGTCTGTTATGGGTTGATTGTCATTTGCACCGATCATCATGATAATAACATCGGGGTTATTTTGCTCAATAAGTTTAGAAATGTTGTTTTGCCAAGAATAATAATCTGTTCGCACGAGACCGGAAGCCGGCATTGTATTGTTCATGATAACGATATTGCTATTATCGGCAAAAAACTTCTTAAGGGCATCGGCAACAGCAGAAGCTGCAAAATCCCCTATGACAAGAATGCGCTTTGAATTCTCATTTTTCAGTTTTTGTATGTTTTTTTGTGTTACGATTTTTTTTCTCGGTCTGTCTATTCTTTGTTCTATAATTTGCGGAGATTGTTGTGCCTGTTTGTTTTGTTGTGACAACCATTTGAAGAAGTTGGTTGCTTGACTTGGGGAGGGCTGTATGATCCCCACAATAGAAAGTAAAAACAGCAAGAACATCAAGTATATTAGACGAAAAAGAGACAAAACCTTAACTCTCCATTATTGTTTACGAAGGAGAAAAAGCACTTGAGATGATGGATATCCATTTGTTTTTAAACCATGACGGAGCTGAAAAGCTTTAATTGCTTTGCGGGAGGCTGTTCCGATTTTTCCATCAATATTTCCTTTATAATAGCCCAGTGCACTTAAGCGAGATTGCAATTCTTTGCATTCTTGGAAGGTAAGGGGTTGAAAAGGTCTTTGCCAATCATTGACTAATCCAGGATGTCCAGCAATACGATCAGCAAGAAGGGCAACAGCCAAAGCATAACGATCTGCATTATTATAACGTTTTAGAACAAAGAAATTCTTTGTGACTAAGAATACAGGTCCTCTGGCTCCATCTGGGTATTTTAATATTGCTTGTTCGACTAATGGAGGAAGAGGATGCCCATTGGCGCATTTTATACCTAATTTTTTCCATTGTTCAAAGGAATACCAGCCATTGGGAAGATTTTTTCCTTGGGGAACTTTCACCTCTACTCCCCAAATAAGCTGTGGTTGCCAGCCATTTTTGTGGAGAAGATTAGCAGCAGTAGCCAGAGCATCTGGAACAGAGGTCCAGATATCACGCC is a genomic window containing:
- a CDS encoding M3 family metallopeptidase; the protein is MTKSAVLDWKGFSGLPDFSSIRDEDFKPAFEQALQEAEEELEAIAMVQETPTLENFLQPFELCGKALDRVCSIFFLRASAHTNALIQQLEQEFVVKLSRYSSKMMMDARIFAKIDALYQQSQQGIFESETTRVLELWWKKFVCHGAKLDDKAQKRLAEINERLAFLNTTFGQNVLNDEAEWILFLKQTDLSGLPEDLIASMKEIACERGHEEAYALTLARSIVEPFLKFSDRRDLREVAFQAWAKRGENNNKNDNRSLILEIVALRDEQAKLLGYKSFADLKLDNTMAKSVDSVMDLLMPVWKRARAKASAEQIELQNFANNLGSNESLAAWDWRYYAEKLRTEKLSFDSAEIKYYFQLDRMIKAAFGVAEKLFGITFEEKNTVALWHPDARLWEVKKSDGSLLGHFIGDYFARSSKRSGAWMSQLRSQHKLDGGQKPIIYNICNFAKPSKGEVALLSLDDARTLFHEFGHALHGLLSDVTWPSVAGTSVSRDFVELPSQLYEHWLTVPEILKSYAIHVRTGHPMSQELIDKVVAAQTFNAGFSAVEFISSALVDIAFHQGETVTDPTIFEHKELEKLQMPDTIIMRHRPSHFMHVFAGDGYAAGYYSYMWSEVLDADAFQAFEETGDAFNSELADLLKRFIYSAGGSRDPEELYKAFRGRMPLPEAMMNKRGL
- a CDS encoding SGNH family hydrolase: MSLFRLIYLMFLLFLLSIVGIIQPSPSQATNFFKWLSQQNKQAQQSPQIIEQRIDRPRKKIVTQKNIQKLKNENSKRILVIGDFAASAVADALKKFFADNSNIVIMNNTMPASGLVRTDYYSWQNNISKLIEQNNPDVIIMMIGANDNQPITDSYSIINTDQSEWMRIYKQRIIEITESLHASGKSWIWIGQPSFGNDTLTQKMKILNALYKQETETAGGYFLDIWSGFIDEEGNFSFSGYNIHGKIAKLRTNNGIHFTSEGKEKLVSYLEKPLKNILNFHAFSHDGSSSTDQTLQKLIQESEKQEPSEMMRQPPMSLNDIVQQNTHLLGRRKSSFIKKSWFPPNGHQKDRADNFSSP